The following proteins come from a genomic window of Pocillopora verrucosa isolate sample1 chromosome 6, ASM3666991v2, whole genome shotgun sequence:
- the LOC131783557 gene encoding alpha-1,3-mannosyl-glycoprotein 4-beta-N-acetylglucosaminyltransferase C produces the protein MRWMVKLKLCLGYSRGNNSPSKTILLIFTAGLMLHLNWKFQPPDVSMSCKASCNVKDVLSCSPNGEIITKTSVRELGKPLTRKVFLTIGIPTVERTYKNKTESYLTATLNSLLTSNVSEDDLKDILIVVFLADTEESARAIVKKKLLENFIKYVEMNLIHVISAPPSFYPRLKGIPSTLGDGPDRMYWRSKQSMDYVFMFYYSHGLANYYLHLEDDVTTEPNTLSQIRKFIDQRGNVTWEVLNFSMWGFIGKLFHDENLRLLGRYLEKFYFEMPCDWLLYNYYASRGGKSMLKDKKNMYEKELFHHIGHQSSSLGT, from the exons ATGAGGTGGATGGTAAAG TTGAAGTTATGTCTTGGTTATTCAAGAGGAAATAATTCGCCTTCCAAGACAATTCTCCTGATTTTCACAGCGGGACTGATGCTTCATTTAAACTGGAAATTTCAACCACCTGACGTCA GTATGAGTTGTAAGGCAAGCTGTAATGTGAAGGACGTTTTGTCTTGTTCACCAAACGGGGAGATCATCACGAAGACAAGTGTGAGGGAGCTGGGAAAACCACTTACGAGAAAAG tttttctaACCATTGGAATTCCAACTGTCGAAAGAACTTACAAGAACAAGACGGAAAGTTATTTGACTGCAACTTTAAACTCGCTCTTGACGAGTAATGTTTCGGAGGATGACCTTAAAGACAtcttaattgttgtttttctcgcCGACACCGAAGAATCAGCCCGCGCGATCGTCAAAAAGAAACTATTAGAAAACTTTATTAAATACGTGGAGATGAATTTAATTCATGTAATTTCGGCTCCTCCCTCGTTCTATCCTCGCTTGAAAGGAATTCCGTCTACTCTTGGCGACGGGCCTGACAGAATGTACTGGCGTTCAAAACAGAGCATGGATTACGTGTTTATGTTTTATTACAGTCATGGCCTTGCAAATTATTACTTGCATCTTGAAGATGATGTCACAACTGAGCCCAACACTTTGAGTCAAATACGAAAATTTATTGATCAAAGAGGAAATGTTACTTGGGAGGTGTTGAATTTCAGCATGTGGGGGTTTATAGGAAAGCTTTTCCACGACGAAAATCTTCGATTGCTGGGTCGTTATCTcgagaaattttactttgaaatgcCTTGCGACTGGTTGTTATATAATTACTACGCTTCGAGAGGAGGAAAATCAATGCTTAAAGATAAGAAGAACATGTATGAGAAGGAACTTTTTCATCACATTGGTCACCAGTCTTCCTCTCTTGGCACATAA
- the LOC131783511 gene encoding DNA damage-regulated autophagy modulator protein 1 — protein MPWPRCGLGWLCILLVICSVVTVVSSYCVALSHGHIYPFLPAISETGVLFPEKYVFRELTNLTAFLFISNAFVRFMQYKLVAEQCREEHVKLRRLNKLAFVVAILAGVGMTFVANFEIEKDWSIHDIGAMTAFFSGLLYCWLQCAMSYKLRDHGVINSSAVCHSRVTVSLLITFCVAIFGACQTKANWEWDQARPRYHFLAKLKWSPEDPGYFYHVVSNVAEWSMCGGMLLFMLTFAHEFQQIEITSDISSTDYW, from the exons ATGCCATGGCCAAGATGTGGATTAGGCTGGCTTTGCATCTTACTAGTTATCTGTAGTGTTGTCACAGTTGTCTCATCGTATTGCGTGGCTCTTTCTCATGGACATATTTATCCCTTTCTGCCGGCGATTAGCGAAACTGGCGTCTTATTTCCGGAGAAATATGTCTTTAGAGAGTTAACAAATTTAACTGCGTTTTTGTTCATCTCCAATGCGTTTGTCCGTTTTATGCAGTACAAGCTTGTGGCTGAGCAGTGTCGAGAGGAGCATGTAAAACTGCGACGTCTCAACAAACTGGCTTTTGTGGTCGCCATCTTGGCAGGTGTCGGAATGACCTTCGTGGCtaactttgaaatagaaaag GACTGGTCCATTCACGACATCGGTGCGATGACAGCCTTTTTCAGCGGTCTTCTTTACTGCTGGTTACAATGCGCAATGTCATATAAGCTACGCGACCACGGTGTCATCAACAGCTCAGCAGTGTGTCACTCCAGAGTCACGGTCTCTCTCCTCATAACCTTTTGCGTGGCGATATTTGGCGCGTGCCAGACCAAGGCCAATTGGGAATGGGACCAAGCTCGGCCTCGTTATCATTTCTTAGCCAAACTCAAATGGAGCCCTGAAGATCCGGGATATTTTTACCACGTGGTATCTAATGTTGCAGAATGGAGTATGTGTGGAGGAATGCTTCTGTTTATGTTGACGTTTGCGCACGAGTTCCAGCAAATAGAGATAACATCTGATATTTCGTCTACTGATTACTGGTGA
- the LOC131783510 gene encoding omega-amidase NIT2: MSASKFRIALIQLAVTANKAQNLLRAKDKIKEAVSNGAKIVALPECFNSPYGTQYFADYAEQIPGESTNMLSSVAKETGCYIIGGSIPESDSDGKLYNTSTSFGPDGAMLAKHRKVHLFDIDVPGKIRFQESEVLCGGKQLTMMDTSLCKIGIGICYDIRFPEMAQVYTQQGCKLLFYPGAFNMTTGPAHWEPLIRARALDNQLYVAAVSPARDEKATYVAWGHSTVVNPWGEVIAKADHTEQILYSDIDVNYLEEIRAQIPVQQQKRSDLYKLEMSS, from the exons ATGTCAGCCTCCA AATTCCGTATCGCGCTGATTCAGCTTGCAGTAACTGCAAACAAGGCTCAGAATTTGCTGCGTGCTAAAGACAAGATCAAAGAAGCTGTCTCTAACGGAGCGAAGATTGTCGCACTGCCG GAATGTTTCAATTCACCTTATGGCACTCAGTATTTTGCCGATTATGCTGAGCAAATTCCAGGGGAATCCACAAACATGCTATCATCTGTTGCTAAGGAGACAGGTTGTTACATCATAGGAGGGTCTATCCCTGAAAGTGATTCTGATGGGAAGCTGTACAATACTTCAACTTCTTTTGGACCTGATGGTGCCATGCTTGCCAAACACAGGAAG GTTCATCTCTTTGATATTGATGTTCCAGGAAAAATTCGCTTTCAAGAATCAGAAGTTTTGTGTGGTGGGAAACAGCTGACAATGATGGATACAT CTCTCTGTAAAATAGGAATTGGAATCTGTTATGACATCAGGTTTCCAGAGATGGCTCAAGTTTACACACAGCAAG GGTGTAAACTGCTATTTTATCCTGGAGCATTTAACATGACCACAGGACCAGCTCATTGGGAACCACTCATTAGGGCAAG GGCGCTGGATAATCAG ttgtatgTAGCAGCTGTGTCTCCAGCCAGAGATGAAAAAGCAACATATGTTGCCTGGGGCCACAGTACAGTTGTCAATCCATG GGGTGAAGTGATTGCCAAAGCAGACCATACAGAGCAAATCTTATATTCAGATATAg ATGTTAACTATCTTGAAGAAATAAGAGCTCAGATTCCTGTTCAGCAGCAAAAAAGAAGTGATTTGTACAAATTAGAAATGTCATCCTGA
- the LOC131783556 gene encoding uncharacterized protein has translation MLHEEAGDVELPMASYRFCHRLCFFGLITFSLCSVVFIMSRGYLSFFVSRGFEIVEEESNSIERKRELPIINNHRGNFSERTCKEGDFEDILLVIVFVEIFYDSIPLLERLYRHRFPHIVYCGPTKPPGDQEYKMIVVSMLHGVTAYECLSTAIRTQPQFTGYLFIRSDLFLNFWSISNLNRSRIWESSEQLGYQVMFEQPRDSWIWWYTPWGLKACEEAYKDLIFLNDAQKRAIIDSKGQEESSWDVENSLNALLWNGRGLNMCYRGFSNLFYIPSELATAFEKLSTIFQKYQVYIEIAVPTMIKMLDLSEKSEKISGVDIGFIYGEERAQNDGSLFWRFISRNISYIRPVVLTRKYSAEKNSVGMVEVLLNRFNHTNCSNS, from the exons ATGCTTCATGAGGAAGCGGGCGATGTTGAATTGCCCATGGCCTCTTATCGCTTCTGCCATcgtctttgtttttttggtcTAATAACGTTCTCTCTCTGTTCCGTTGTGTTCATCATGTCAAGAG GTTATTTGTCCTTCTTCGTCAGCCGAGGATTTGAAATCGTCGAAGAGGAAAGTAATTCGATCGAACGAAAACGCGAACTGCCCATCATCAACAACCACAGAGGAAACTTCAGTGAAAGAACTTGTAAAGAAGGGGATTTTGAAGATATCTTATTAGTTATTGTCTTTGTGGAAATCTTCTATGATTCCATTCCGTTACTGGAGCGACTTTACAGACATCGTTTTCCACATATAGTTTATTGCGGACCTACAAAACCACCTGGAGACCAAGAGTACAAGATGATCGTGGTATCTATGCTTCACGGAGTCACAGCTTACGAGTGTCTGAGCACTGCAATCAGAACACAACCTCAATTTACGGGTTATTTGTTTATTAGaagtgatttgtttttaaatttttggagcatttcaaatttgaatagATCTAGGATATGGGAAAGCTCTGAACAGCTTGGTTACCAGGTCATGTTTGAGCAACCGCGCGATTCCTGGATCTGGTGGTACACGCCATGGGGGCTAAAAGCTTGTGAGGAGGCCTATAAAGACCTTATTTTCCTGAATGACGCGCAGAAGCGTGCAATAATTGATAGTAAAGGGCAAGAAGAAAGCTCGTGGGACGTGGAAAACTCATTAAATGCTTTGCTATGGAATGGGCGTGGCTTAAACATGTGCTATCGAGGCTTTTCAAACCTATTTTATATTCCTTCAGAACTGGCCACTGCCTTTGAAAAACTGTCCACTATTTTTCAAAAGTATCAGGTGTATATAGAAATAGCAGTTCCCACCATGATTAAAATGCTCGATCTGTCtgaaaaatcagagaaaatatCAGGAGTAGATATCGGATTTATTTACGGGGAGGAGCGCGCACAAAACGACGGTAGTTTATTTTGGCGATTTATCTCGCGCAACATAAGTTATATTAGACCTGTTGTGCTAACGCGTAAATACTCTGCAGAAAAAAACTCAGTCGGGATGGTGGAAGTGTTGTTAAATCGATTTAATCATACAAACTGTTCAAATAGCTAG